In Excalfactoria chinensis isolate bCotChi1 chromosome 3, bCotChi1.hap2, whole genome shotgun sequence, one DNA window encodes the following:
- the MBOAT2 gene encoding lysophospholipid acyltransferase 2 isoform X2 has product MMIITQKITSLAFEIHDGMFRKNEDLTPSQRCLAVRRMPSLLEYLSYNCNFMGILAGPLCSYKDYITFIEGRSYQLQQSEANGKEDTKYEQTDPSPNIAVAQKLLVCGLSLLFHMTITKTLPVEYNIDENFRATASWPVRVFYLYLSLMAARPKYYFAWTLADAINNAAGFGFRGYDKNGVTRWDLISNLRIQQIESSTSFKMFLDNWNIQTALWLKRVCYERATFSPTIQTFILSAIWHGVYPGYYLTFLTGVLMTLAARAIRNNIRHYFVESPAVKLCYDIITWMTTQVAISYTVVPFVLLSVKPSFTFYSSCYFCLHIASILVLLVFPLKRTQKGNKNESVQPAWSKKLEEQNLLQKNSYSTTNNSFSQREEITCRYQALKQ; this is encoded by the exons GTATGTTTCGAAAAAATGAAGATTTGACACCGTCACAGAGGTGCTTGGCTGTAAG ACGCATGCCAAGTCTACTGGAATATTTAAGTTACAACTGTAATTTCATGGGTATCCTGGCAGGCCCGTTATGCTCTTACAAAGACTATATTACTTTCATTGAAGGCAGATCATACCAACTGCAACAGTCTGAAGCAAATGGGAAGGAAGATACAAAATATGAACAAACGGATCCTTCTCCAAAT ATAGCCGTGGCACAAAAGCTCTTAGTCTGTGGACTGTCCTTACTCTTTCACATGACTATTACAAAGACATTGCCTGTGGAATACAACATTGATGAGAACTTCAGAGCTACAGCATCGTGGCCTGTAAGGGTTTTCTACCTATACTTGTCTCTCATGGCTGCCAGACCGAAGTATTATTTTGCATGGACTTTAG CAGATGCAATTAATAATGCAGCAGGATTTGGTTTTAGAGGCTATGACAAAAATGGAGTTACACGTTGGGATCTAATATCAAATCTGAGAATCCAGCAGATAGAG TCTTCCACAAGCTTCAAGATGTTTCTTGATAACTGGAATATCCAAACAGCTCTTTGGCTTAAAAg AGTATGCTACGAGCGAGCCACCTTCAGCCCGACAATCCAGACATTCATCCTTTCTGCCATTTGGCATGGGGTTTACCCAGGATATTACTTAACGTTTTTAACAGGAGTACTAATGACGCTagcagcacgagct ataaGAAACAATATCAGACACTATTTTGTTGAATCTCCTGCTGTTAAACTGTGTTATGATATTATAACATGGATGACAACGCAAGTAGCAATAAGTTACACAGTTGTGCCATTTGTATTGCTCTCCGTGAAACCCTCGTTCACCTTTTACAG ctccTGCTATTTCTGTCTTCATATCGCCAGCATCCTGGTGTTGTTGGTATTTCCATTGAAAAGAactcaaaaaggaaataaaaatgaaagcgTCCAGCCTGCGTGGTCCAAAAAACTAGAAGAACAAAATCTTTTGCAAAAGAACAGTTATTCCACAACAAATAATAGTTTCAgtcagagagaagaaataaccTGCAGATATCAAGCACTAAAGCAGTGA